In Dromiciops gliroides isolate mDroGli1 chromosome X, mDroGli1.pri, whole genome shotgun sequence, the genomic window GCCAGATTATAGGGGAAGCCAACCCCAGATGTGGCATGCTTCAGTGCTATAATCTGCACTAGGAGAAGCTTTACAGTCATAAGGCCCTGTTGCACTGATCCAATGAAGAATGATGATGTCCACATGTGAAAGAGGGCAAAGCCTTCAGACTAACCAAATATGGAATGAGACACTCAGTCATAGTCACCGCATGGGATAGATTACGAGCaactgagtgaagtgagatgGCTTGAGACTTGTTTTGTAGTCACCAACGTGATCTCTGGCTCGGCAGGCATGAACCTCAACTGATAGACTTTCAGCCAAGTTGCATGCTTGATTAGCAGGGATACCACTCACAATCACACCACATTAACTAGAGGAAAGAGGAGCGGGATGTGGGTGTGTGTACTGCCCGCTGTTAGTACCTACATGGAGGAGTGTGACAACCACACTGGAATTTCTAGGAGTCTAGCTTCGGCACCCACAGATGTCACCAGATTAGCtcccatgagggttaagtgattcttGCACCCGCTTGTTCTGATAAAAAAATTCCATCCATCTATTAAGTTTGCTCAGGTACGTTGCCTTAGTTGCTTGCTTGCTTAATTTGAGAAGGCAAATCCATTGGCACTTGTCAAAGCTCAGTACGTGCGCCATCAAGAAAATAAATATCCAGCTGAAAGGCCTACTTGAATAGCAAATTTATGTCCAGTGATTTAATTTATGTTTGATTTGCATATcttagaaagatagaaagatattaGCAAGAAATGTTGTAAAGAAACCTttctacaataaaaaaaatttagcaaaaatatatttcacaCTGGATTTCCCAAATGTTGATTGTTTGGAAGAGTCatataaatatttgcaaataCCCCTTACAAATCTGATCATTTGCTCACATAAGCCTAACTCTTAAGAGATTCTTCTTTCCAACATAGTTGAAAGCCAGAAACTTTTataaaaaagttttagaaaaaaaatacccatTTGTAAAACCTTATTATGTGCCAAAACACACTGAATcccacaaattaaaaaacaaaacaaaacaaaacaaaaaatccccccccaaaaaaacaaactccCCAAACAACCTGCTATGTGGATGTGCAGTTAAGTTACCACATGCAATGGCAAATCATTGCATGTTTTATACCATCTACAGGCTGACTTCTAGAGCTCAGTCATTGTCTGACCCGTTTGGAGGTAAGAAAACTAACGCATCATTGAAAGTGTGTCCATATGCCCTAAGCCGGTACACGCCATACATCATCACGTGCATCTGGTTTGGAGCCAGGTCATTAAAAGTGACAGCCATGTCTGAGCAGCATCCTTCTACTACTTGCTCGGGGTTATTCGCCATTGCCTCTTTAATAAGAGACCCAACTGATTTGGTGTTAAATACATCTTTtccctcagaatcttcagcattTTCTGCAAACACTCCAGAATATTTCAAGCAGACTGCTAGCTGCTTATCTTCAGATACTTTCCAAATCATACCTCCTTGTTCAGGACACTTTTCAGGGTCACTGAGAAGGTTGTTCAGTCTTTTGATTGATTCTCTACTTAAGACGATTCCTCCTTCAATATCCACATACTCAAGCTCTCCAGATTTTATAGCGTGGCCTAAATAAAATGGCTGCGTGGCGTCTCTTTTCAACAAGAAAAACTTCAAATTTTCAATTATAGCAAATGTAGTAGGTCGGGCAAGGAAGAACCAGTTATATTCATCTTTATAGTTATCATAAGCATATCTATATGCTTTTCTCATCATTGTCCACATGTCATTTGTTTCCAGATTAACTGACTCAAACACCTTAATACTTTCTGTACAGAAGAACTCTACTTTGTCACAGTGTTTAGTCCAAGTGTCTTTCACGGCTGCCCAACGCCCCACATCTTTGGGTTTGACAAGTATCATACAGTATACACGAACACTCTTAACAAGTTCCATGCGTTCAGCTTCGGAAATTTTCAAAAAGTCTTCTCTGCTAAGTGCTTGAAGGTGATGGTGCTCACGGTGAGTTAAAGTTTCACGACCAATCCTAATGTGTCCTAGCATAGTTACCAAAGCACAGAAAATGCTTCCAAGCATCATACCCTTCAAAAATGAGCTgctttcaaaaagcatttttcctataaagaagaaaaagactcttCAGATACCTTATGGAAAGGCATAGTCTagtcatttcattttctatttgctcGCATAATGACTTTTGTCCTGATGAAGCCTAAAATGACAGTTACTGGGTTCTTTTCCTAGAAAGTTACACAGACAGTAGCAGCATGGATTTCCTAGatttcaaggaaagaaaacacacTTTTAAGAAGGACTTGACAGAAAAAGTATCTTTTGTCTGACTATGAATCTGGATTTCTGCTTTGGAAAATACGGCCCCTGCACACATGGTTATAACAGTCTATATTCCAACAGTATGCAATTACTGGGTAAAGTCAGAGCTTTCATGTATCACTTCTCTATAGGGTAGACTAGGAATGGAAATGCCAggcacctagtaagtgcttaataagggCTTGCTAACTGATTGATTCTTGGACTCTATCTAAGGGAATTTAGTTCCTTGACTTTATTATGAGGTAGCTTTGAAGAAAGGCAGTGTGGAGTAGTAgatagaggcagggagacctggcttcaaattcttgtcatctgtgtgatcctgggcaagtcacttaacatctctgggccttgatttccttacctgtaaaatgggggtgataataacatctactacacagggttcttgtgagactcaaatgagataatagatctAATATTTTGGATGTGGGAATATGTGTTActtgactgcatatttgttatgTTTCATTTACCTTTTAtcagtggaggggggaggaggtaagaaggagaggaaaagaaatgcttcttaattgaaaaaaaagaaagattatctAATAGTATGCAAGCTCTTTTGACaggagggactatttcattttctgttccttgtattcctagtgcccagtagtgcctggcatattgtgaatgcttaataaatacctgctgattgattgatatgtaaagtgttttgccaaGCTTAAAGTGAATTCTTAATATGGCCAATTGTATCCAAATGTACTGGCACTGTCTTTATTcctaaaaaatgaaagacaagagGGAAATTCATCATGAATCAGCAAGTTGGGAGGTAGTGCCTGGACTGACACTTCTGTTTTCTATGTCATGTTTGTTGAGCCCAACAGCCCTGTTGTGTTTACATTGATGCTTATGTTCCTAAAGCTAAGTATTTGACCATTACCCATctttttgatctctctctctctctctctttttttggtgaggcaattggggttaagtgacttgcccagggtcacacagctagtaagtgtcaagtgtctgagtctggatttgaactcaggtcctcctgaatccagggccagtgctccatccactgcaccgcctagctacCCCCTGCTCTTTCTCAAAAGGAGGAAGTATCAACAGAATGCATAATCTACTAATTAGCTAAACTCGATGGCCATTTATACATAGGATTGTAGAActagagcttgaaggaaccttagaggtcacctaatccaaccctcattttacagaaggaaactgaagttcatggaggggaagtgacttgcccaaggttacacttA contains:
- the C1GALT1C1 gene encoding C1GALT1-specific chaperone 1; translated protein: MLFESSSFLKGMMLGSIFCALVTMLGHIRIGRETLTHREHHHLQALSREDFLKISEAERMELVKSVRVYCMILVKPKDVGRWAAVKDTWTKHCDKVEFFCTESIKVFESVNLETNDMWTMMRKAYRYAYDNYKDEYNWFFLARPTTFAIIENLKFFLLKRDATQPFYLGHAIKSGELEYVDIEGGIVLSRESIKRLNNLLSDPEKCPEQGGMIWKVSEDKQLAVCLKYSGVFAENAEDSEGKDVFNTKSVGSLIKEAMANNPEQVVEGCCSDMAVTFNDLAPNQMHVMMYGVYRLRAYGHTFNDALVFLPPNGSDND